A window of the Janthinobacterium agaricidamnosum NBRC 102515 = DSM 9628 genome harbors these coding sequences:
- the cysC gene encoding adenylyl-sulfate kinase, with protein MTGKQQDDQVANISPATVWLTGLSGAGKSSIAYALETMLRDAGRAAYVLDGDNLRRQLNRDLGFSPQDRKENIRRSAEVARMMNDAGLIVIAAFISPYRADRALAEEIVGAGNFIEVHVSTPLEVCEARDVKGLYAKARAGRIAEFTGISAPYEAPLSPALVLDTGAGTLQDSTRMLYRHLALRHG; from the coding sequence ATGACAGGAAAACAGCAGGATGATCAGGTCGCCAACATTAGTCCGGCCACGGTCTGGCTGACCGGCTTGAGCGGCGCCGGCAAGTCGAGCATCGCCTATGCGCTGGAAACAATGCTGCGCGACGCAGGCCGCGCGGCCTATGTGCTCGATGGCGACAACTTGCGCCGCCAGTTGAACCGCGACCTCGGCTTTTCGCCACAAGACCGCAAGGAAAACATCCGCCGCAGCGCCGAAGTGGCGCGCATGATGAACGACGCCGGTTTGATCGTGATCGCCGCCTTCATTTCGCCGTACCGCGCAGACCGCGCGCTGGCCGAGGAAATTGTCGGCGCCGGCAATTTCATCGAAGTGCATGTCAGCACCCCGCTCGAGGTATGCGAAGCGCGCGATGTCAAAGGCTTGTACGCCAAGGCCCGCGCCGGCCGGATCGCCGAATTCACTGGTATTTCCGCGCCCTACGAAGCGCCGCTATCGCCTGCGCTGGTGCTCGATACTGGCGCCGGCACGCTGCAAGACAGCACCCGCATGCTGTATCGGCATCTGGCCTTGCGTCATGGCTGA